GTCTATGACTCTTCCACACGTAAGCCTCGTTATAAGAGAAAGGCATGATAGCGAGACCGGGCCCGGAGAAGTAGCTTGTGTGTTGAGTCATAGTGCCAAGCTCAAGTGTCATAAACGGGAGGCGCAATGATCTGTACTCCACTGATCGCAGCAGGACCTACCGCGATATTTCGCACAGAACCGATTGGTGGACGGGCCTCATGTTCCAGATCACTCGATCGTGCCGCAAGGGAGCTGAGTGCGTTCGTTGCTGCAGTCAGCAGGCTCTATGGAGTCGCCGCAGCTGACCGCGCAGCAGATCATTGGCTCGAAGCATTCGGTGAGGTCGATAGTTGCCCTCTACCGGCGGACGAGAACGGCTGGCGCTCTATTACGATTCACGCCGCTATCCACCTATCCAAGGCGCCTTGCATGTACCGACATTACGAAATACTGAGAAAGGAAGACGATGATCGTGACTAGGACAAGCGACATCCTCGTTGTTGACGATAGTCCCCTGCTTCGGAGCGTTTTGCTTGAGATGCTTCGGGAATGCGGCTTCTCTGTTCGCACGGCCTCAGACGGTTTCACCGCACTAGCTACGATGCGAGATCGCCTGCCCGACGTTCTGCTGTCGGACCTCCAAATGCCAGGCATGTCCGGATTCGAACTGTTGTCCATAGTGCGGCATCGCTTTCCGTCGGTGGCGGCTGTCGCGATGAGTGGAGCATATGCGGGTGCCGACATACCATCAGGCGTTGCGGCAGATGCTTTTTATCCAAAAGGCGCTTGTAGTTTCGATCGACTGATCGAGATCGTGACTTGCCTGACGGAGTGCGGCGATCTACGCCGGCCATCCGAGATGGTTACGGTACCTACGCCGATGATCTCGCACAACTCATCGAAGCACTTGATCGGAAGGACGCCATGTTGGTCGGACACTCGACCGGGGGCGGCGAGGTAACGCGCTACGTTGGCCGGTACGGGAGCAAGCGAGTCTCGAAGCTGGTGTTGGTCGGTGCAATCCCGCCATTGATGCTGAAGACGGATCAGAACCCAGGAGGACTTCCGATCTCGGTCTTCGATGGCCTTCGGCAGGGCGTCACTGCCTATAGATCCCAATTCTTGATAGACGTCAGCATCCCTTTCTATGGATATAACAAGCCTGGCGCCAGGGTCTCGGAGGGTGTGAAAGAAGCTTTCTGGCGGATTGGTATACAGTCTTCGATCATCGCAACCTATGAATTTATAGGAGCGTTCTCGGAGACCGACCTGCTCGAAGATTTGAAGAATATCGGCATTCCGACGCTCATCCTTCATGGCAATTCGGATTAGATTGTGCCCATCGAGGATTCGGCCCTGTTGAGTTCGAAGATCGTCAAGAACGCGACGCTGAAAGTCTATCCGGATGGTCCGCACGGCATGAGGGTAACGATGGCGGACCAGGTGAACGCCGACCTGCTGGCGTTTCTCCAATCGTAATGAAGCGGCTTCGAAGCGATTAGTCGACAGTAAGTAGGCTTCAGTCGGAGTTGCAGCGACCCACTAACCAACGGGAAAAATCTGGAGGAGTAGTCGATGGTACGCACATGGATATTCGAAGGTCTTTCATTGGCAGCGAAGCTCGACAGCTTCGGCATAGGACTCTTACGCGTCGCCTTGGTGATCGTCTTAGTCTGGATTGGCGGCCTGAAATTCGCAGACTATGAAGCAGACGGAATCGTACCCTTGGTCGCCAACAGTCCGGTGATGAGATTCTTGTATCGCCATCCCACCGAGTATCGATCCCACATGAACAGAGAGGGAGAACTGAAGCCACAGAATCGTGAATGGCATGTGCAGAATGGTACATATATCTTTTCGCATGGCTTGGGAATAGCCATCATCTTAATCGGATTGTTGATCGCTCTCTATCCCATAAGTCCAGGGATCTCTGCTGTCGGGAGTCTGTTGCTCATCCTTATGTCGTTCACGACGCTGTCGTTCCTTGTGACAACTCCAGAGGTGTGGGTGCCCGCCCTCGGAGATACTAACCACGGATTTCCCTACCTCTCAATAGCAGGCCGGCTCCTCATTAAGGACGCAATCATGATGGCAGCCGCAGTGGTCACGCTTGCCGACTCCGCCAAAGCCGCCTTGAATCGCTGAGGATTGCAATCGGTGGCCGGAGGGCAAAGTAACTCAGGATTACGAGGGATCAAAATGTCGTCTGCGCCATTATTGCAGAGCCCGCTCATCGCCGAGACACAGACCTTTCCGGTCCTCACGGATGCACAGATCGAACGTCTGCGTCCGTTCTCCGAGCAACGCAGGGTGGAGTGCGGGGACATCTTGTATCGTCCTGGTGAAGTCGGCGTATCTCTTTACATCCTTCTCACTGCTCATGTCGAAGTGGTTCAGCCAGATTTGAACGGTGAGCGCTACTTCGCAACGTTCAGCCCGGGTATGTTCACGGGCGAGTCCGCCATGATCGCGGAGCAGAAGATGATCGTCCTCGCCAGGGTCACCGAGGCAGGCGAGGTTCTGAAGATCAGACCTGAAGCGCTTCGAACCGTCGTTGCAAGGGACTCCGAATTGGCGGAGTTGTTTCTGCGAGCGTTTATGCTCCGGCGGCTATCGCTGATCCGGAAACAACTTGGCAATGCTGCGCTCATCGGCTCTCGCCATTCGGCAGACTCGATGCGGCTCCGGGAGTTCCTCGGGAGAAACGGTCACCCGTATAACTTCGTCGACCTCGATACCGACTCATCCGCTCAGGACCTGCTGGATCGCCTCGCCGTCAAGATCGAGGAAGTACCGATCGTCATCTGCAATGGGGAGACGGTGCTCCGCAATCCTTCCACGATGGAACTGGCAAAGTGCCTTGGCCTGAACCAGGGTATCGATCATAGTCTGCTGCGCGACTTGATCGTGGTAGGCGGCGGTCCGGCGGGTCTCGCTGCTGCTGTGTATGCGGCCTCCGAAGGTCTCGACGTGCTCATCGTTGAGCACCATGCGCCGGGAGGACAAGCGGGATCGAGCTCGAGAATCGAGAACTACCTCGGGTTTCCTACAGGCATCTCCGGGCAAGAACTCGCAGCAAATGCAAAGGTGCAAGCGCTAAAGTTTGGGGCAAAACTGGCAGTTGCGCATTCTGTCGTCGAATTTCGTTGCCGCCGGACACCCTTCGAATTAGTGCTGGACGACGGGAGCCTTCTATTTACCAGATCGGTCGTCATAGCCACCGGCGCCCGCTATAACAAGCCGGATGTGCCGGGGATCGATCGATTTGCAGGCAATGGTGTTCACTATGGAGCGACGTACCTGGAGGCCCAGCTTTGCGAGGGTGAGGATGTCGTGGTGGTTGGCGGAGGTAACTCCGCTGGGCAGGCAGCAGTGTTCCTCGCGCAGACGGCACGCAAGGTTTACATGCTGGTTCGCGGAGCCGACATGGCTTCGACGATGTCCCGATATCTCATTCAACGGATCTCAAATAACCCGGCCATCGAATTGCAATGCAACACGGAACTCACGGAGCTTGCTGGCAACAACCATCTTGAAGAAGTCTTATGGAGGGATAAGGTCACCCAGACTTTATCATGCGTCCAAGTGCATCACGTATTTGTCATGACGGGCGCTTCACCCAACACCGCGTGGCTTCAGGATTGCGTCGCCCTCGACGAGAAGGGCTTTGTTCTGACTGGCCCCGACTTGCCGCTAGAAATGAAATCAGACACCGGTCAGGCGTGGCCGCTCTCCCGTCCGCCGCAGAGACTGGAGAGCAGTCTTCCGGGAGTGTTCGTGGTCGGCGACGTCCGTGCCGGCAGCGTGAAGCGTGTGGCTTCGGCGGTGGGTGAAGGGGCTAACGCAGTCAGCCTCGTTCATAGGTTTCTGGCGGAGACCTAGACTCCCTAAGCTTCAACGGCGTTCATCCCTGCACCTTCGCAGGTGGCATGCTCAATTCGAGGGGCGGCCCACAGGGCCGCTCTCCTATGTGCGGAAAGGACAGCAGAGAACTGGGTATACAGCCACCATCACTGAACGAATGTAATGGAAAGCTGTGATAGTCACTGCCAAGCGATATTGATACCGACAAGCTCGACGGCAAGGTCACCGAAGACTTCTGGAAGCGGAAGATGGGCGACTGGTAGATGGAAGAACAGCAGGTAAGGATGGCCTTGGACGGGCTCACTCTCGCCGGAACGACCAATCGGGC
This Granulicella aggregans DNA region includes the following protein-coding sequences:
- a CDS encoding YkgB family protein, translating into MVRTWIFEGLSLAAKLDSFGIGLLRVALVIVLVWIGGLKFADYEADGIVPLVANSPVMRFLYRHPTEYRSHMNREGELKPQNREWHVQNGTYIFSHGLGIAIILIGLLIALYPISPGISAVGSLLLILMSFTTLSFLVTTPEVWVPALGDTNHGFPYLSIAGRLLIKDAIMMAAAVVTLADSAKAALNR
- a CDS encoding alpha/beta fold hydrolase; this encodes MPDGVRRSTPAIRDGYGTYADDLAQLIEALDRKDAMLVGHSTGGGEVTRYVGRYGSKRVSKLVLVGAIPPLMLKTDQNPGGLPISVFDGLRQGVTAYRSQFLIDVSIPFYGYNKPGARVSEGVKEAFWRIGIQSSIIATYEFIGAFSETDLLEDLKNIGIPTLILHGNSD
- a CDS encoding FAD-dependent oxidoreductase; protein product: MSSAPLLQSPLIAETQTFPVLTDAQIERLRPFSEQRRVECGDILYRPGEVGVSLYILLTAHVEVVQPDLNGERYFATFSPGMFTGESAMIAEQKMIVLARVTEAGEVLKIRPEALRTVVARDSELAELFLRAFMLRRLSLIRKQLGNAALIGSRHSADSMRLREFLGRNGHPYNFVDLDTDSSAQDLLDRLAVKIEEVPIVICNGETVLRNPSTMELAKCLGLNQGIDHSLLRDLIVVGGGPAGLAAAVYAASEGLDVLIVEHHAPGGQAGSSSRIENYLGFPTGISGQELAANAKVQALKFGAKLAVAHSVVEFRCRRTPFELVLDDGSLLFTRSVVIATGARYNKPDVPGIDRFAGNGVHYGATYLEAQLCEGEDVVVVGGGNSAGQAAVFLAQTARKVYMLVRGADMASTMSRYLIQRISNNPAIELQCNTELTELAGNNHLEEVLWRDKVTQTLSCVQVHHVFVMTGASPNTAWLQDCVALDEKGFVLTGPDLPLEMKSDTGQAWPLSRPPQRLESSLPGVFVVGDVRAGSVKRVASAVGEGANAVSLVHRFLAET